In Carassius carassius chromosome 7, fCarCar2.1, whole genome shotgun sequence, one genomic interval encodes:
- the LOC132143214 gene encoding claudin-9-like produces MANTGLQVMGLVLGVAGWAFGILVCAAPWWRVSAFVGDELVVSQVLWEGLWMTCLSQWGRLQCKVYDSGLALSSSAQMCRALCVLSLLLCLLALPLCVTGLKCTRCLGDAHETKARLVRVGALLFVAAAFFFFLPVCWTAYVIIRDFHDPNVAAPLKRELGSALYLGWGVTVLLLVGGALLYLGSASPGAPAMPVFGKSAKGNPPSTAESKPEKVFV; encoded by the coding sequence ATGGCAAACACAGGTCTTCAGGTGATGGGTCTGGTCCTGGGCGTGGCAGGCTGGGCGTTCGGGATCCTGGTCTGTGCTGCCCCCTGGTGGCGCGTGTCGGCATTCGTGGGGGACGAGCTGGTGGTGTCTCAGGTGCTGTGGGAGGGGCTGTGGATGACGTGTTTGTCACAGTGGGGCCGTCTGCAGTGTAAAGTCTATGACTCCGGCCTCGCCCTCTCAAGCTCCGCCCAGATGTGCCGCGCCCTGTGCGTGCTGTCGCTGCTCCTGTGTCTGCTGGCGCTCCCGCTCTGTGTGACCGGGCTCAAGTGCACCCGCTGCCTGGGGGACGCGCACGAGACCAAAGCTCGGCTGGTGCGGGTCGGTGCCCTGCTCTTTGTCGCGGCtgcgtttttcttctttttgccaGTGTGTTGGACCGCGTATGTCATAATACGTGATTTCCACGACCCGAACGTCGCTGCCCCACTTAAACGCGAGCTAGGATCGGCGCTCTACCTGGGATGGGGCGTGACTGTGCTGCTACTGGTGGGAGGGGCTTTGCTGTATTTAGGCTCCGCCTCCCCTGGAGCTCCAGCCATGCCTGTTTTTGGAAAAAGCGCCAAAGGAAACCCTCCGTCCACAGCAGAGAGCAAACCTGAGAAAGTCTTTGTGTAA